Proteins encoded within one genomic window of Anastrepha ludens isolate Willacy chromosome 4, idAnaLude1.1, whole genome shotgun sequence:
- the LOC128861379 gene encoding FACT complex subunit spt16 isoform X2 produces MSSYALDKDTFLRRIKRLYSEWRAPSIAHDDTLKKVDCIMCVVGVDEDIVYSKSRALEIWLLGYELTDTISIFAKDAVYFLASKKKIEFLKQIENCKEEGVPDIKLLLRDRNDKDKVNFDKLKEVMKSSNKGKTLGVFAKDVSTSEFCDSWKASLKGESFENVDVGAALAYIMCPKDEPEINNIRKASLVSVDIFNKYLKDEIMDIIDSDKKIKHSKLSEGVESALTDKKYVSGVDTSVLEMCYTPIIQSGGSYSLKFSALSDKNYLHFGAIVCSLGARYKFYCSNISRTFLVNPTDVMQENYNFLVNVQEEILKLLKPGAKLNEIYDTTVEYIKKEKPKLHDNFTKTFGFAMGIEFRENSIVIGPKCTAEVKKNMVFNVNVGIANLANSDASEKEGKTYALFVGDTVLVGDTSPASIMTPSKKKIKNVGIFIKDDSEEEDGDEKEEVKEDKGSEILGRSKRNAVLENKLRTETNTEEKRKQHQKELAHLLNEKARERLAKQGESKEVEKVRKNTVSYKSVSQMPREPEVKELKLYVDKKYETVILPIFGLPVPFHISTIKNISQSVEGEYTYLRINFFHPGATMGRNEGGLYPQPEATFLKEVTYRSSNVKEHGEVTAPSSNLNNTFRLIKEVQKRFKTREAEEREKEDLVKQDTLILSQNKGNPKLKDLYIRPNIVTKRMTGSLEAHTNGFRYVSVRGDKVDILYNNIKSAFFQPCDGEMIILLHFHLKHAIMFGKKKHVDVQFYTEVGEITTDLGKHQHMHDRDDLAAEQAERELRHKLKTAFKSFCEKVESMTKQLVEFDTPFRELGFPGAPFRSTVTLQPTSGSLVNLTEWPPFVITLDDVELVHFERVQFHLRNFDMIFVFKDYHKKVAMVNAIPMNLLDHVKEWLNSCDIRYSEGIQSLNWVKIMKTITDDPEGFFEQGGWTFLDADSGSEDENEEEESEEDEAYEPTDIESDEESEEDSEYSEASEDESDDSEELGTDEESGKDWSDLEREAAEEDRNQEYTDDKPNGKSFDSKKHSKSSKHSSKDKHHDRSRDKHNSSSSSHKDKSKDKSNHHSSSSHKRSHDDSRDHGHKSKKSRH; encoded by the exons ATGTCTAGTTACGCTTTGGACAAAGATACTTTTCTGCGCCGAATTAAGAGATTATATTCAGAATGGCGG GCGCCTAGCATTGCACATGATGATACGTTAAAGAAAGTGGACTGCATCATGTGCGTCGTGGGTGTGGACGAGGACATCGTCTACTCAAAGTCTCGGGCACTGGAGATATGGCTGCTGGGCTATGAACTCACTGATACCATATCGATATTTGCTAAAGATGCAGTATACTTTCTGGCCAGCAAGAAGAAAATCGAATTCCTTAAACAGATCGAAAATTGCAAAGAAGAGGGTGTACCCGATATAAAACTATTGCTGCGCGATAGA aacgataaagataaagttaactTTGACAAATTGAAAGAAGTGATGAAATCCTCCAACAAGGGCAAAACTTTAGGGGTTTTCGCTAAGGATGTCTCAACCAGTGAGTTCTGCGATTCATGGAAGGCATCTTTAAAGGGGGAGAGCTTCGAAAATGTCGACGTCGGAGCTGCACTAGCTTATATTATGTGTCCGAAGGACGAGCCAGAGATTAATAACATACGGAAAGCATCGTTGGTGTCTGtagatatttttaacaaataccTGAAGGATGAAATTATGGATATTATTGACTCTGATAAG aaaataaaacattCTAAACTATCGGAAGGCGTTGAATCGGCCCTCACagacaaaaaatatgtttccgGCGTTGATACTTCAGTTTTAGAAATGTGCTACACCCCCATCATACAATCTGGCGGTTCTTATAGCTTAAAGTTTTCTGCACTCAGCGATAAAAATTATCTGCATTTTGGCGCTATTGTTTGTTCGTTGGGCGCACGCTACAAATTTTACTGTTCAAATATATCGCGCACATTTTTGGTGAATCCCACCGACGTAATgcaagaaaattataattttcttgttAACGTAcaagaagaaattttaaaattgctaaAGCCTGGCGCAAAGTTGAATGAAATATATGACACCACCgtagaatatattaaaaaggaGAAACCCAAGTTACACGACAACTTTACCAAGACCTTCGGTTTTGCAATGGGAATAGAATTTCGAGAGAATTCAATTGTTATAGGCCCAAAATGTACTGCTGAGGTGAAGAAGAATATGGTTTTCAATGTGAATGTGGGCATAGCAAATCTCGCTAATTCAGATGCATCTGAAAAGGAAGGCAAAACTTACGCCCTTTTTGTTGGCGACACAGTGCTGGTTGGAGACACCTCTCCAGCCAGTATAATGACGCCttcgaaaaagaaaataaaaaatgttggtatTTTCATCAAAGACGACAGCGAAGAAGAGGATGGTGATGAAAAGGAAGAGGTTAAGGAGGACAAGGGTTCGGAAATATTAGGTCGTAGCAAACGTAACGCTGtgcttgaaaataaattacGTACAGAAACTAATACTGAGGAAAAGcgcaaacaacatcaaaaagaATTGGCGCACCTTTTGAATGAGAAAGCTCGTGAACGCCTGGCAAAGCAGGGCGAGTCAAAGGAAGTCGAGAAGGTTCGAAAGAATACAGTCTCATATAAATCCGTGAGCCAGATGCCACGTGAACCCGAAGTGAAGGAGCTAAAATTGTATGTGGACAAAAAGTACGAGACCGTAATTTTACCGATTTTTGGCTTACCAGTACCCTTCCACATTTCTACAATCAAGAACATCTCACAGTCTGTAGAGGGCGAGTACACATACCTCCGAATAAATTTCTTTCACCCGGGCGCTACCATGGGCCGCAATGAAGGTGGTCTATACCCGCAGCCCGAGGCAACATTCCTCAAAGAAGT CACCTATCGCTCTTCAAACGTGAAGGAACATGGCGAAGTTACAGCTCCTTCATCCAATCTGAACAATACTTTCCGGCTTATCAAAGAAGTTCAAAAACGTTTTAAGACACGTGAGGCAGAAGAACGCGAGAAAGAAGATCTCGTCAAGCAGGATACCCTCATTCTGTCTCAAAATAAGGGCAATCCAAAGCTGAAGGATTTGTATATACGCCCGAACATAGTAACGAAGCGTATGACTGGTAGTTTGGAGGCGCATACAAATGGTTTCCGTTACGTGTCAGTACGAGGCGATAAAGTTGATATTCtctacaacaacatcaagagtgCATTCTTTCAACCTTGCGATGGTGAAATGATCATTTTATTGCACTTCCATTTGAAACATGCCATTATGTTTGGCAAAAAAAAGCATGTCGACGTACAGTTCTACACAGAAGTAGGAGAGATCACCACAGATTTGGGTAAACACCAGCACATGCACGATCGCGATGATTTGGCAGCTGAACAGGCAGAACGTGAACTGCGTCATAAACTAAAAACGGCATTCAAGAGCTTCTGTGAGAAAGTGGAGTCGATGACCAAGCAGTTAGTCGAATTCGACACACCATTCCGCGAATTGGGTTTTCCAGGCGCACCATTTCGCAGTACAGTCACATTGCAACCGACTTCGGGCAGCTTGGTGAACCTAACAGAATGGCCGCCATTTGTCATAACGCTCGACGATGTGGAATTGGTGCATTTCGAGCGTGTACAATTTCATCTTCGTAACTTCGACATGATTTTCGTGTTTAAGGACTACCACAAAAAGGTAGCGATGGTCAATGCTATCCCAATGAATTTGCTGGATCATGTAAAAGAGTGGTTAAA TTCTTGTGATATTCGTTACTCGGAGGGCATACAGTCTTTGAACTGGGTGAAGATTATGAAAACTATAACCGATGACCCGGAGGGTTTCTTTGAGCAAGGTGGATGGACATTCTTGGATGCCGATTCCGGCAGTGAAGATGAAAATGAGGAGGAGGAATCGGAGGAGGACGAGGCGTATGAGCCTACTGATATTGAATCAGATGAAGAGTCCGAAGAAGATTCAGAATACTCGGAGGCATCTGAAGATGAGAGCGATGATAGTGAAG AGCTTGGAACGGACGAGGAGTCGGGCAAGGATTGGTCAGATTTAGAGCGAGAAGCTGCTGAAGAAGATCGGAATCAAGAGTATACTGATGACAAACCCAATGGCAAGAGTTTTGATTCAAAGAAACACTCCAAGAGTTCAAAGCACAG CTCCAAGGATAAACATCATGATCGCAGTCGTGACAAGCATAATTCCTCCTCGTCATCGCACAAAGACAAGAGCAAAGATAAGAGCAATCATCACAGCAGCAGTAGCCACAAACGCTCGCACGATGATAGTCGAGACCATGGCCACAAATCGAAGAAGTCTCGCCACTAA
- the LOC128861379 gene encoding FACT complex subunit spt16 isoform X1 — translation MSSYALDKDTFLRRIKRLYSEWRAPSIAHDDTLKKVDCIMCVVGVDEDIVYSKSRALEIWLLGYELTDTISIFAKDAVYFLASKKKIEFLKQIENCKEEGVPDIKLLLRDRNDKDKVNFDKLKEVMKSSNKGKTLGVFAKDVSTSEFCDSWKASLKGESFENVDVGAALAYIMCPKDEPEINNIRKASLVSVDIFNKYLKDEIMDIIDSDKKIKHSKLSEGVESALTDKKYVSGVDTSVLEMCYTPIIQSGGSYSLKFSALSDKNYLHFGAIVCSLGARYKFYCSNISRTFLVNPTDVMQENYNFLVNVQEEILKLLKPGAKLNEIYDTTVEYIKKEKPKLHDNFTKTFGFAMGIEFRENSIVIGPKCTAEVKKNMVFNVNVGIANLANSDASEKEGKTYALFVGDTVLVGDTSPASIMTPSKKKIKNVGIFIKDDSEEEDGDEKEEVKEDKGSEILGRSKRNAVLENKLRTETNTEEKRKQHQKELAHLLNEKARERLAKQGESKEVEKVRKNTVSYKSVSQMPREPEVKELKLYVDKKYETVILPIFGLPVPFHISTIKNISQSVEGEYTYLRINFFHPGATMGRNEGGLYPQPEATFLKEVTYRSSNVKEHGEVTAPSSNLNNTFRLIKEVQKRFKTREAEEREKEDLVKQDTLILSQNKGNPKLKDLYIRPNIVTKRMTGSLEAHTNGFRYVSVRGDKVDILYNNIKSAFFQPCDGEMIILLHFHLKHAIMFGKKKHVDVQFYTEVGEITTDLGKHQHMHDRDDLAAEQAERELRHKLKTAFKSFCEKVESMTKQLVEFDTPFRELGFPGAPFRSTVTLQPTSGSLVNLTEWPPFVITLDDVELVHFERVQFHLRNFDMIFVFKDYHKKVAMVNAIPMNLLDHVKEWLNSCDIRYSEGIQSLNWVKIMKTITDDPEGFFEQGGWTFLDADSGSEDENEEEESEEDEAYEPTDIESDEESEEDSEYSEASEDESDDSEELGTDEESGKDWSDLEREAAEEDRNQEYTDDKPNGKSFDSKKHSKSSKHSRRDRELQLRQSKKNKNTASTSNSSHSKSAKHARSSGHSSKDKHHDRSRDKHNSSSSSHKDKSKDKSNHHSSSSHKRSHDDSRDHGHKSKKSRH, via the exons ATGTCTAGTTACGCTTTGGACAAAGATACTTTTCTGCGCCGAATTAAGAGATTATATTCAGAATGGCGG GCGCCTAGCATTGCACATGATGATACGTTAAAGAAAGTGGACTGCATCATGTGCGTCGTGGGTGTGGACGAGGACATCGTCTACTCAAAGTCTCGGGCACTGGAGATATGGCTGCTGGGCTATGAACTCACTGATACCATATCGATATTTGCTAAAGATGCAGTATACTTTCTGGCCAGCAAGAAGAAAATCGAATTCCTTAAACAGATCGAAAATTGCAAAGAAGAGGGTGTACCCGATATAAAACTATTGCTGCGCGATAGA aacgataaagataaagttaactTTGACAAATTGAAAGAAGTGATGAAATCCTCCAACAAGGGCAAAACTTTAGGGGTTTTCGCTAAGGATGTCTCAACCAGTGAGTTCTGCGATTCATGGAAGGCATCTTTAAAGGGGGAGAGCTTCGAAAATGTCGACGTCGGAGCTGCACTAGCTTATATTATGTGTCCGAAGGACGAGCCAGAGATTAATAACATACGGAAAGCATCGTTGGTGTCTGtagatatttttaacaaataccTGAAGGATGAAATTATGGATATTATTGACTCTGATAAG aaaataaaacattCTAAACTATCGGAAGGCGTTGAATCGGCCCTCACagacaaaaaatatgtttccgGCGTTGATACTTCAGTTTTAGAAATGTGCTACACCCCCATCATACAATCTGGCGGTTCTTATAGCTTAAAGTTTTCTGCACTCAGCGATAAAAATTATCTGCATTTTGGCGCTATTGTTTGTTCGTTGGGCGCACGCTACAAATTTTACTGTTCAAATATATCGCGCACATTTTTGGTGAATCCCACCGACGTAATgcaagaaaattataattttcttgttAACGTAcaagaagaaattttaaaattgctaaAGCCTGGCGCAAAGTTGAATGAAATATATGACACCACCgtagaatatattaaaaaggaGAAACCCAAGTTACACGACAACTTTACCAAGACCTTCGGTTTTGCAATGGGAATAGAATTTCGAGAGAATTCAATTGTTATAGGCCCAAAATGTACTGCTGAGGTGAAGAAGAATATGGTTTTCAATGTGAATGTGGGCATAGCAAATCTCGCTAATTCAGATGCATCTGAAAAGGAAGGCAAAACTTACGCCCTTTTTGTTGGCGACACAGTGCTGGTTGGAGACACCTCTCCAGCCAGTATAATGACGCCttcgaaaaagaaaataaaaaatgttggtatTTTCATCAAAGACGACAGCGAAGAAGAGGATGGTGATGAAAAGGAAGAGGTTAAGGAGGACAAGGGTTCGGAAATATTAGGTCGTAGCAAACGTAACGCTGtgcttgaaaataaattacGTACAGAAACTAATACTGAGGAAAAGcgcaaacaacatcaaaaagaATTGGCGCACCTTTTGAATGAGAAAGCTCGTGAACGCCTGGCAAAGCAGGGCGAGTCAAAGGAAGTCGAGAAGGTTCGAAAGAATACAGTCTCATATAAATCCGTGAGCCAGATGCCACGTGAACCCGAAGTGAAGGAGCTAAAATTGTATGTGGACAAAAAGTACGAGACCGTAATTTTACCGATTTTTGGCTTACCAGTACCCTTCCACATTTCTACAATCAAGAACATCTCACAGTCTGTAGAGGGCGAGTACACATACCTCCGAATAAATTTCTTTCACCCGGGCGCTACCATGGGCCGCAATGAAGGTGGTCTATACCCGCAGCCCGAGGCAACATTCCTCAAAGAAGT CACCTATCGCTCTTCAAACGTGAAGGAACATGGCGAAGTTACAGCTCCTTCATCCAATCTGAACAATACTTTCCGGCTTATCAAAGAAGTTCAAAAACGTTTTAAGACACGTGAGGCAGAAGAACGCGAGAAAGAAGATCTCGTCAAGCAGGATACCCTCATTCTGTCTCAAAATAAGGGCAATCCAAAGCTGAAGGATTTGTATATACGCCCGAACATAGTAACGAAGCGTATGACTGGTAGTTTGGAGGCGCATACAAATGGTTTCCGTTACGTGTCAGTACGAGGCGATAAAGTTGATATTCtctacaacaacatcaagagtgCATTCTTTCAACCTTGCGATGGTGAAATGATCATTTTATTGCACTTCCATTTGAAACATGCCATTATGTTTGGCAAAAAAAAGCATGTCGACGTACAGTTCTACACAGAAGTAGGAGAGATCACCACAGATTTGGGTAAACACCAGCACATGCACGATCGCGATGATTTGGCAGCTGAACAGGCAGAACGTGAACTGCGTCATAAACTAAAAACGGCATTCAAGAGCTTCTGTGAGAAAGTGGAGTCGATGACCAAGCAGTTAGTCGAATTCGACACACCATTCCGCGAATTGGGTTTTCCAGGCGCACCATTTCGCAGTACAGTCACATTGCAACCGACTTCGGGCAGCTTGGTGAACCTAACAGAATGGCCGCCATTTGTCATAACGCTCGACGATGTGGAATTGGTGCATTTCGAGCGTGTACAATTTCATCTTCGTAACTTCGACATGATTTTCGTGTTTAAGGACTACCACAAAAAGGTAGCGATGGTCAATGCTATCCCAATGAATTTGCTGGATCATGTAAAAGAGTGGTTAAA TTCTTGTGATATTCGTTACTCGGAGGGCATACAGTCTTTGAACTGGGTGAAGATTATGAAAACTATAACCGATGACCCGGAGGGTTTCTTTGAGCAAGGTGGATGGACATTCTTGGATGCCGATTCCGGCAGTGAAGATGAAAATGAGGAGGAGGAATCGGAGGAGGACGAGGCGTATGAGCCTACTGATATTGAATCAGATGAAGAGTCCGAAGAAGATTCAGAATACTCGGAGGCATCTGAAGATGAGAGCGATGATAGTGAAG AGCTTGGAACGGACGAGGAGTCGGGCAAGGATTGGTCAGATTTAGAGCGAGAAGCTGCTGAAGAAGATCGGAATCAAGAGTATACTGATGACAAACCCAATGGCAAGAGTTTTGATTCAAAGAAACACTCCAAGAGTTCAAAGCACAG TCGCAGAGATCGTGAATTGCAGCTTCGTCAaagtaaaaagaacaaaaacactgCCTCAACCTCAAACTCGTCACATTCAAAATCTGCCAAGCATGCCAGATCGAGCGGGCATAG CTCCAAGGATAAACATCATGATCGCAGTCGTGACAAGCATAATTCCTCCTCGTCATCGCACAAAGACAAGAGCAAAGATAAGAGCAATCATCACAGCAGCAGTAGCCACAAACGCTCGCACGATGATAGTCGAGACCATGGCCACAAATCGAAGAAGTCTCGCCACTAA
- the LOC128860796 gene encoding uncharacterized protein LOC128860796 — protein MAESKPIEHEPNESDEDCEVYFLKPVNEYNIVEKIKEANKVLFEEVTNGDPKAPSSEDIDTASDLVADAEAGASLRKVTFAPNLETYEPDNALLETLQLTREFEEAVAEAKELDRTLTTICEYQTIVEEATNTSDEEKVDINVDAADQRIAETLLSKELTEKDTATMQAPLDEAPISNKPAPLPTKSDVEDDIVEEICEEIVVMDMENEQTLPDTQNTQAVNPRRMVKMRTFDCAEEDSADTVETEQDNKSLVNLLTSDGEEECCSAVTFDISVDNSDLDVDDIDADISTNEVDAKTNADTDEELNFTNNEVTHTEGYGDDENTEDDDLSIIVASYLTDDFDQKSLSSGRLKSTKKSHLLAPLSKGFSFCRKPFTHNAIGTTCADSAENGSGNSATSRIRRQHLPPPEVTDLKLNYRTCCEYRRQLSQPEKLPKYTGYLSEYGLSRQQLELREENLKRRQRFTLKQALKATDAEMRKMHDNERAFTTWLRNKMRFPINKTRNMFDVKRRSLDAGIGGGEICGANSAVRNASGKRK, from the exons ATGGCAGAGTCAAAGCCAATTGAACACGAACCGAATGAGTCAGATGAAGATTGCGAGGTCTACT tcCTCAAGCCAGTCAACGAGTACAACATTGTGGAGAAAATCAAAGAGGCAAATAAAGTGTTATTTGAAGAAGTGACGAATGGTGACCCTAAGGCCCCCTCTTCGGAAGATATTGATACAGCCAGCGATTTGGTAGCAGATGCGGAGGCAGGCGCATCACTACGCAAAGTGACTTTTGCGCCAAATTTAGAAACTTACGAGCCAGACAATGCCCTTTTAGAAACTTTACAGCTTACACGGGAATTCGAAGAAGCTGTAGCCGAAGCAAAAGAACTCGATCGCACATTAACAACTATTTGCGAATATCAAACGATCGTCGAAGAAGCCACAAACACAAGTGACGAAGAGAAAGTAGACATAAACGTTGATGCAGCCGATCAACGCATTGCGGAAACACTACTTTCAAAAGAGTTAACGGAAAAGGACACAGCTACTATGCAGGCGCCATTAGACGAAGCACCGATCAGTAATAAACCCGCACCTTTGCCAACTAAGTCAGATGTTGAAGATGATATTGTAGAGGAGATTTGTGAAGAAATTGTAGTTATGGATATGGAGAACGAGCAAACACTGCCAGACACGCAGAATACACAAGCGGTTAATCCGCGACGCATGGTGAAGATGCGTACATTCGATTGCGCCGAAGAGGATTCCGCGGATACGGTTGAGACAGAGCAGGATAATAAAAGTTTAGTTAACCTTCTCACCTCTGATGGCGAGGAGGAGTGCTGTAGTGCGGTCACATTCGATATTAGCGTCGACAATAGTGATTTAGATGTGGACGATATTGATGCAGATATAAGCACAAATGAAGTTGATGCCAAAACCAACGCAGATACCGACGAAGAACTGAATTTCACCAATAACGAAGTCACACATACGGAAGGTTACGGCGATGATGAAAATACAGAAGACGATGATCTCTCAATAATAGTTGCATCCTACCTAACCGATGATTTCGATCAGAAAAGCTTGAGCAGTGGCCGACTGAAATCCACAAAGAAATCACATCTACTAGCGCCATTGAGTAAAGGCTTCTCTTTTTGCCGCAAGCCGTTTACACATAATGCCATCGGTACAACTTGTGCTGATTCCGCCGAAAATGGTAGCGGCAACAGCGCTACGTCACGTATTCGCCGACAGCATCTACCACCACCGGAAGTTACCGATTTGAAGTTGAATTATCGCACCTGTTGCGAATATCGACGTCAACTGTCGCAGCCTGAAAAGCTTCCAAAATACACTGGCTATCTCTCCGAGTACGGCCTGAGCCGTCAACAGCTGGAGCTGCGTGAAGAGAATTTGAAGCGTAGGCAACGCTTTACACTTAAACAGGCTCTGAAGGCAACCGATGCGGAAATGCGTAAAATGCATGACAATGAACGAGCCTTCACAACGTGGCTGCGTAACAAAATGCGCTTCCCTATCAATAAGACGCGCAACATGTTCGATGTGAAGCGCCGCAGCTTGGATGCCGGCATTGGAGGCGGCGAAATTTGTGGCGCAAACAGTGCAGTCCGCAATGCTAGTGGAAAAAGGAAATGA